A region from the Triticum urartu cultivar G1812 chromosome 1, Tu2.1, whole genome shotgun sequence genome encodes:
- the LOC125532841 gene encoding uncharacterized protein LOC125532841 → MPPRAEVAGAANGNAKKQKAARNRGSHERLTGLYEDFDDAQKEAAKEIGMQALMNIQCTNLNNPMCDWFARLYHPDKREFVIPGRGRIPLDEESVFNTLGVPNGGMDVPYKIDTEVQSRLFPEMFPGLTSLPVNSAFANMLAAMEAAYLMYVDKLDINTVKLNPVGGLPAPHRFAACAWTDAAIKAVLAADRKPDGTFGKLQGLGGRSGTQASKRVREAQDADLQAASKRTKLDPVAARKREATAGGRVTTEKIAQQPPRSSARAGKAQMTIRSSPRFVSSNTGDSVVLEDMRGVAKRLKKRSNVSAHTTKHSKKDPLQRMHAKLASSDNVDFVKASAATSSHAAAKLLSSVVAVLTGNEGATSGGSNELISPRSADVAPALVSMRQGLEGSPLLSDLPHQPHQPKVNAPNSTVDTSDKP, encoded by the exons ATGCCTCCCAGAGCTGAAGTTGCGGGTGCTGCTAACGGGAATGCAAAGAAG CAGAAAGCCGCACGCAATAGGGGATCACATGAACGCCTAACGGGACTGTATGAAGATTTCGATGATGCCCAGAAAGAAGCTGCAAAGGAAATCGGTATGCAGGCATTGATGAACATTCAGTGCACTAACTTAAATAACCCCATGTGTGACTGGTTTGCGAGGTTATACCATCCGGACAAGAGGGAATTTGTCATACCAGGACGTGGTAGGATTCCACTTGATGAGGAATCTGTTTTCAATACACTTGGTGTCCCCAATGGCGGCATGGATGTCCCATACAAGATCGATACGGAAGTGCAATCACGTCTTTTTCCTGAGATGTTCCCTGGTCTTACATCCCTCCCGGTGAACTCTGCTTTCGCGAACATGCTTGCTGCGATGGAAGCTGCTTAT CTCATGTATGTCGATAAGCTTGACATCAACACTGTCAAACTTAACCCGGTTGGTGGACTGCCTGCACCTCACAGATTTGCTGCGTGTGCTTGGACTGATGCTGCAATCAAGGCTGTTCTCGCTGCGGACAGGAAGCCCGATGGGACATTTGGCAAGCTACAG GGTTTGGGCGGTCGTTCTGGTACTCAAGCCTCGAAAAGGGTTAGGGAAGCACAAGATGCCGACCTACAAGCTGCTTCTAAAAGGACAAAGTTGGACCCCGTTGCTGCTAGAAAGCG GGAGGCAACCGCTGGCGGAAGAGTAACCACCGAGAAAATCGCCCAACAGCCTCCCAGATCTTCTGCTCGTGCAGGCAAGGCTCAGATGACTATACGTTCATCTCCTCGCTTCGTGTCCTCCAACACGGGAGATTCGGTTGTCCTTGAGGACATGAGGGGTGTggctaaaag GCTAAAGAAGAGAAGCAATGTGTCTGCTCATACGACTAAACATTCCAAGAAAGACCCCTTGCAGCGCATGCATGCTAAGCTTGCTTCATCTGACAATGTGGACTTTGTTAAAGCATCTGCTGCCACTAGTTCTCATGCAGCAGCCAAGTTGTTGTCATCTGTTGTTGCTGTGTTGACCGGCAATGAAGGTGCAACATCAGGGGGCTCTAATGAATTGATCTCCCCAAGATCAGCTGACGTTGCGCCGGCATTGGTATCGATGAGGCAAGGGCTCGAAGGTAGCCCACTACTGTCTGATCTTCCACACCAACCACACCAGCCTAAGGTGAATGCACCAAACTCCACTGTTGATACGTCTGACAAACCTTAG
- the LOC125508563 gene encoding WD repeat-containing protein WDS homolog, whose amino-acid sequence MDQPESSLPHAAVQKGQTPRHEELVRLIAQSLYSLGYRKAAATLEAESGVPLYPPEHDRLLLDVMSGRWDACAATIDSLTGITERNRAVAEFLVWRGHFLELLGTGDAGLRLATEVLSRRIAPLAIDRRCVHWLARAVVTSEGAVAPEAVAECRIGLFLDLVEALPPWFRVPSGRLEHLVETAVIQQVASCIYHNLPDEVTLFEDHKCHEEQIPSDCRQILCAHKNEVWFVRFSNDGNYLASSSSDCTAIIWKVEEDDTLTKKYCLEGHKSPISFVAWSPNDRMLLTCGNGESLKLWNVDTGECNLKFGAAVKHIIASCAWFPNSEKIVCASSEPESSPNMIFTCDLEGQELEMWAGERIPKVSDLAVTPDGKHLICVCPNEIWIRELRKGREWKIPERQTISSLSLSGDGQSMIVNLNSQEIHLWKTNGSSRVPDKFKGHKQGKFVIRSCFGGSDYHFIASGSEDSQVYIWQRCMEMPIKVLYGHSMTVNCVSWNPARPQMLASASDDRTVRIWLGRKPHSLT is encoded by the exons ATGGACCAGCCCGAGAGCTCTCTCCCCCATGCCGCGGTCCAGAAGGGGCAGACCCCACGCCACGAGGAGCTCGTGCGGCTCATCGCGCAGTCGCTCTACTCCCTCGGTTACCGGAAGGCGGCAGCCACGCTCGAGGCGGAGTCCGGTGTGCCACTGTACCCCCCGGAGCACGACCGCCTGCTGCTCGACGTAATGTCCGGCCGGTGGGACGCGTGCGCGGCCACTATTGACTCTCTTACCGGCATTACCGAGAGGAACCGTGCGGTTGCCGAGTTTTTGGTGTGGAGAGGGCACTTCCTGGAGCTGCTGGGCACTGGGGACGCTGGTCTACGCCTTGCAACGGAGGTGCTCTCGCGTCGGATCGCCCCTCTTGCCATCGACAGAAGATGTGTGCACTGGCTGGCACGCGCAGTGGTCACGTCCGAGGGCGCGGTTGCACCAGAGGCTGTGGCTGAGTGCAGGATTGGGCTTTTCTTGGATTTGGTTGAGGCGTTGCCGCCATGGTTCCgggtgccaagtgggcggcttgAGCATTTGGTGGAGACTGCGGTTATTCAGCAGGTTGCTTCGTGTATATACCATAATCTGCCGGATGAGGTCACTCTATTTGAGGATCACAAGTGCCATGAAGAGCAGATCCCTTCTGACTGTAGACAG ATATTGTGTGCTCATAAAAACGAAGTTTGGTTTGTAAGGTTCTCAAATGATGGGAACTACCTGGCATCATCTTCAAGTGATTGTACTGCCATCATATGGAAG GTGGAAGAAGATGATACATTAACCAAGAAGTACTGCCTCGAGGGTCACAAAAGTCCTATTTCTTTTGTTGCTTGGAGCCCAAATGATAGAATGCTTCTCACTTGTGGTAATGGGGAATCTTTAAAACTGTGGAATGTTGATACTGGTGAATGCAATCTTAAATTTGGTGCTGCAGTAAAACACATCATCGCGTCATGTGCATGGTTTCCAAATTCAGAGAAAATAGTATGTGCCAGCTCTGAACCTGAAAGTTCTCCAAATATGATTTTCACTTGTGACCTAGAAGGCCAAGAACTGGAAATGTGGGCTGGAGAGAGAATACCCAAAGTTAGTGATCTTGCTGTGACACCTGATGGCAAACATCTAATCTGTGTATGTCCCAACGAAATTTGGATTCGAGAACTTCGGAAGGGGCGGGAATGGAAAATTCCTGAACGGCAGACAATTTCATCTCTTTCTCTTTCAGGTGATGGACAGTCAATGATTGTCAACCTTAATAGTCAGGAAATTCATTTGTGGAAAACCAATGGAAGTTCTAGAGTGCCCGATAAATTCAAGGGGCACAAGCAAGGAAAGTTTGTGATTAGATCATGCTTTGGGGGATCAGACTATCATTTCATTGCTAGCGGCAGTGAGGATTCACAG GTGTACATTTGGCAAAGATGCATGGAGATGCCGATAAAGGTCCTATATGGGCACTCAATGACTGTAAATTGTGTAAGCTGGAACCCCGCGAGGCCCCAGATGCTGGCTTCCGCAAGTGATGACCGTACAGTTCGAATATGGCTAGGGCGCAAACCCCACAGTTTGACTTGA